AAGAATTTAGAACTTTACTTTGAAACCCCGGATATTGAAGCCGCGTGGAATCGGCTGCTGGACGCTGACGTATGGGCGCTGCACCCCCTGCGAGAACAGCCCTGGGGCCAGCGGGTTTTTCGGGTTTATGACCCCGACGGCCACATTGTAGAAGTGGGCGAGCCAATGCCCGCCGTGATACATCGGTTTCTAGAACAAGCCCTAACCCCGGAAGCCGTAGCCGAACGCACCGGGATGCCTTTGCAAATTGTGCAACAGATTGCCACCGGTATTAAATAACCGGCCATGAACGGGCCTGCCATTTGGAGTAGGCGCCTGGTTAGGTTAAAATCTAAGTTATTTAGTGAAGCGCACAGATAATCTGTGCGCTTCGCATATTGGGGGTGTAAATGTGAACCGGCATTGGCTTTTATGGGACGGCGCTTGAAGTTTGTGACGCCGTGCTGTCGCCTGGGTCAGGCGCAAGGATGTGCAACAAAAATTTTATCCTATACCCTACCAACAATGTCCCTGGCCGCCGATGACGCCGCAGCTCTACGCGGCCTGCCAGCAGGCAGCGCATGTGATTACCACGGAAGGGCGAATTATCAAAGCTGGCCGGGCCAGCCTGTTTGTTCTGGCAGAGGTTAGTTATCCCCGTTGGCTGGTGCGCCCCTTCACCTGGCCGCCCCTGATATGGTTTGTAGAGTGTGGCTACCGGGTGGTGGCCAACCATCGTTCTTTTTTTGACCGATTTCTTTTTACCGGGGAAACCGACGAGCAATCTTAGGGCTGGGTCAGCGTTGTGTTACCGCCAGGCAATGGTCAGAATTATACTAAAAACAGAATGGAACCAATACTTTTGTTAAGCGACAAGCTGAATGTCATTTCGAGGCCATAAGCCGAGAAATCTCCTTC
The genomic region above belongs to Anaerolineae bacterium and contains:
- a CDS encoding VOC family protein — its product is MSIQFQSSVLFVQDIAASCNFYETLLDQEVDMDFGPNIGFKGGFAIWQIDHAAQIIHESLANGEGQLGRKNLELYFETPDIEAAWNRLLDADVWALHPLREQPWGQRVFRVYDPDGHIVEVGEPMPAVIHRFLEQALTPEAVAERTGMPLQIVQQIATGIK
- a CDS encoding DUF393 domain-containing protein, whose product is MQQKFYPIPYQQCPWPPMTPQLYAACQQAAHVITTEGRIIKAGRASLFVLAEVSYPRWLVRPFTWPPLIWFVECGYRVVANHRSFFDRFLFTGETDEQS